TACTCTCAGATGCTGATTGTAGATATGTAGAGAACGATAGCTCTAGAGGGCAAGTTGGCTTTATCTGTTAAAATTATACCTTATATTTTAAAACGTACCCTTTTTCAGGCCCCTCCCCTAGAACTCAAATTCAGTGTATCTGGATAAGGCCAAGATTTTGTAGCTTTGAAAGTATtccagtaattctttttttttttaatatttattttttagttttaggtagacacaggATCTTTATTTTacgtttatgtggtgctgaggatcgaacccagtgcctcatgcatgctctaccactgagccacaatcccagcccctccaggtAATTCTTAACATAGAAGTTTGAGTAATTGCTAAGCTGgctattttctcccattttaaagatattttgaaagaatGTTAGTTCTTCTGAGTTAGCAGATTTAACAGAAGACAAAAGTAACAGTAATAGAAaagatgtgtatatgtgtgtatatgtttgtttatttccatatatattttaagaactaaTTCTGCCACCTCCTGCAGAAAATTTTTTGGATTTCGCAGGTTTTCTATAGTCATTAGAGAATAGTATTGTATTGGGGTGCAAAACATGCTAtgttcaaaatattaatttattttctagtaaATAGGataattatattgaattttaaCTTCATGGTAATGGTCAGCTTTACATATAATTTAGTCAGCCTCTGATAATGTACTTGTTATAATAAGAGCAAAGAAGAAATATAGAGGCTTCAGGtatatttttctacttaaaaaaaaaaaaggctaatgGTTTTCCTCTTGCTTGCTAAGCAACTACATTAACCCAAGCATACTACCATGGGATCAATCTTGTCTGTGGATTTCTCAAGAATTTTCCTCTTCCCTAAAACAGTGTACTCATTGAACTTTAAAAGTTCTCTTCTTCACCTTgaagcttcctctttcttcccatcTAAATGGACTAAATTCATAGCCATCCATTATAGTACTTTTGGGAAGTTTTTCTAATTAGTActattgtggttttattttattcttcctcttttcaGATCCTCTCTAATTTGTGAATTGTTCtccttattttgatattttaattgtgTGATCCCTATTTTTGGACCTGTTTTGTGTTTGATAATACTATTGTCTAACATTGGTGTGTCATGTCTCCTTAGTTACGATCTAGATCTAAGCTCCCTGAAGCTTGCATTATTTCTCTAGAGTATGGGTTGCCTGTAACAAATCCAAAGTAAAACATTTGCTGAACAGATCAAATGAGCTCATTGTAGTAGAGACAATGGAGTGCTTCGTCtaagttatatttatttacttttttgtttttgttcattttcttttgcagTTTAGAGTGTTTATATCTTGGAGGAAACTTCATCAAAGAAATCCCACCAGAATTAGCAAATTTGCCTTCTCTAACTTACTTGGTATTATGTGACAACAAAATCCAAAGTGTGCCTCCTCAGCTTTCACAGTGAGTAATTTCAAGCaatttatgtatatacacatacatccATGCATAGAAATTGTTGTCTTGCATTAACTCACATGTTTTACAGACAGATAAGGATTAAATATTCTCAAAGCAACTGATATGATAATTATGGCTCTGGGATTTACTGTGAGTTgggttatttttacttttacttttaaatgctCTAGTTTATTCCTCACAGTATTTGTTCAGCTTGTTTTATGTAATCAAAAAATAGTATATTAATTTGACATAGGTTTCCCTAGGTTTTATGGGATTTCTAGTGAATTTATATTGGATATGAAACATTCTTATCCTACACTTCTTATGAGCTTTATAATGTAGGGgatcttcatttttattgcatctgaaatctttccttttttaggtattggaatctttaaaaataatattacacATAAAATACTCTTAAGTATTCTAAGCTAAGATTccaggggcaaaaaaaaaaaatgacatttacaaagCTGTACTCCATCTAGTTTCAGCATcgtttaattttatttccattaacCTGAGTTGCTCATTTTTTTCGGGAAGTCAGGCtctatatacataaatacatatatacatgcatgcacatataatcacacacatatataaactcAGCTTATGTTACCCACTGCCATTGATTTTGTACTGCATTCATTCTAGGCTGCATTCACTTCGTTCCCTCAGTCTCCACAATAACTTGCTGACCTACCTGCCTCGAGAGATCCTCAACCTTATTCATTTGGAAGAGTTGAGTTTACGAGGAAATCCATTGGTTGTTCGTTTTGTCAGAGATTTAACATATGACCCTCCAACTCTCCTGGAATTAGCTGCACGAACCATTAAGATCCGGAACATTTCCTACACTCCTTATGATCTTCCGGGGAATCTTCTTAGATACTTAAGTTTAGCCAGCAATTGCCCAAACCCAAAGTGTGGAGGTAAGTAAAATAGTGTTGGTTACAGTGTTAGTGTTTTCTACTcatttagctatttttaaaatttgatctaaatgttgttttaattagctaagacttttttcagagaaagatagttttttttttctttcatccttttAAAGTTAAGACATTTCACCTTCTGaggatttttctctctctctctttctttctctttctctctcctcccacccccttgttttctttttcttattttggtattgggcattaaacccagggcatGTTACCACTGagtcctagtcctttttatttttttattttgaaacaggatctcaccaaTTTgtttaggctggccttgaacttgtactCCCTCCTAAAtctctgggactacaggcatgtgccactgtgtccagctctttcttttctaaattctttccaTAATATTTTTGGATTCACCATAAGTAAAATACCCAGGCAGTTTCAGTCTTATGAGGCTTTATTTTATCATAAGATAATAAAAAGTAAGAtgataaaaggaaaggaaacacaaAGGAAGTGTTAATAGTCCTTattgtttaaaaagtgtttctgaAATGTTTGTACATCATTTATGTTATTTGAAGGACACTTTCTTAGGCTTACCATTCTTTGTATCAGATAACCTTAAAAAGAGTGTGATTCAGGATGTATGAGAATAGGCCAAATGCATGTCAGTTTCAAGATAGTATCATAGAACtttatattatgaattttaattctttaaaatttattctttcaaattcataGAGGATTTGGAGGGAattaaacaaatgataaaatgcAGAGCAGTCTAAGGTATCTCAAAGAATTCAGAATGCCACTAGGAATTAAAGGAGGGGGAGTGTATTTGATTAGATCTGGGAATGAGAAGATAATTCCTGACAGTAGTTAGTTTTTAATAGGGTAAGATTGAGGATAGGACATTTTCATATGGAGAAAGTGAAGTGGAGACAGAACAGTATGGGGCAGAGTATTAGATGAATGGCAGTTGGCTCACATGTTCAGTTAGGGCAGTAATGAGAAACAAGAATGAAAAGATTCATTAAGATTAGGTTGAAAAAGACCTGAAATGCCAGACTGTGGGGTAGAAATTGGTGACTGATAGTGGATCATTTTATTTTGGCTTCCTTATaaaagttccttttttaaaaaatcctttttaatAGGGTCATAGAAATATTTGTAGTGTAAATATAAGTACTGGAGAAATGTTGCATAAAAATGGTCAAAAATCAGGTGAGATTTTCCCTGAAAGTCTCCTCTTGTCTTGAAACtgttatgatatttaaaaaaatgagaaaattattaagTTACTCAAAGATTgctataaaagaaaagagaaaaaaagatacattggGTTTATAAAAGACAAGACAGACCACACGTTAAGCCATTTCTGGCCATTCACTCTTAGAAGTAGAGGTTGCAGTTCTGTGTCTTATGAAAAGTGCATAAACCTCTCTGGCTTCTCTTTCATGAATTGGCTTTACAATGGCTGAGGACACAGGACAGAATTCACAAAAGGCCTCCATGCCTCATGGTCTAAATCTAGTCTGCTTTGAATCTTCCTTTTCTGGAAATGAACTTCTTTTCTCTATTAAATGGTTTCTGTTAACTTTTTTAGTACACTGAAGTGCTATTTATTTTaggaatgctttaaaaattaccattttaaaatttgagataataTGTAAAGTGAACTATTAGATATTTCCCCCCTCAGATTTGTTAttgaattatgaatttaaaataattttatatttttatattctgtgagagattttcttctattattgttGGATTGCAAACACATTTTTAGGGATTTATTATTAGTTTACTGACTAACCAGTTATtgaatgtttctatttttctaaatcatTTCTAAATACCACTCTGCTAACCTATGCAAGGTATTTAGAAATCATTATTGTTTCTTGgatacatgtttttattttgatctcttcTGTGACAAACACACAGTAGCTGGGAAACTTAAGTTAGAGTGTAAACGTTGAAATTCCTCTCCAGAAAGGCCATGAACCCAAATTTCTAGATATTCCGGTTTTACTGCAATTGTTGGACAGCCTTGGTATGTCAGAGATGTGCAGTATCTTTTTAAGGATCAACTGAAACCCAGAGGCATGTAAACCTTTTTCCTTCTGCACTGGCTGCATTTCTGACTATTGAAGAACTATAGTTCAGGAGCACTAAATTAGGAACCAAAAGAGCTGCCTGCTAGTAATTGTGTGAGAATCAAGTGAAATCATCAGTGAATCAGCTTTGCAGCCTATAGAATTAGAGCCCACGTAAATATAAGAtggtattttgtttcttttgctttcacTTTTTCAGATTGTAAGAACAGGAGTACCAAACACCATCTCCTTACTGCATATTTTGTGTATATCCAATTCTTAAGAGAATTATAAAAGGGgacttttgttttgctttagtcTTCTGCCTGTGGGACAAAGCCAAAGGGGTGGCTTGGGGAATGGAAAAAGGGCACTTAGGGTATCCTGTAATCTCCATCAGCCACTGACACCAAGTCACTCACAGAAAAGATGCTAAGTGTCCTTAATGACCCACTTCCTGAAGATAAATTTCCTGGCCTCTTGCAGCCAAATTTCCACCCCAAAGACCCTACAGTATTTCTATATGTAGTGCTATAAAAGTGACTACTAATTCTGTTTAAGATTCATAAGagaggcctggggttgtagctcagtggtacagtacttgtctagcatgtgtgaggcactgggttcaatcctcagcaccagttCATAAAAGAGAAAAGTATGTGACAGTTCTTCagaattctgggaaaaaaatatcaaactgtGGCTCTTTGCTTTGTAATGATTACTGTGTATTCCTTTTCTCTAGGAGTCTACTTTGACTGCTGTGTCAGACAAATTAAATTTGTGGATTTCTGTGGGAAGTATCGCCTCCCACTGATGCACTACTTATGTTCGCCAGAATGCTCTTCACCCTGCAGTTCTGCCTCTCACAGCTCCACTTCCCAGAGTGAATCTGACTCAGAAGACGAAGCTAGTGTTGCTGCACACAGAATGCAGAAAGTTCTTCTTGGCTGAACAGAAATACAGGATGTtgtgaaatacttttaaaaaaaaaatgagcaaagatgattagaaaagaaaatagagctAGAAGTTGACTAGAAACCTTGCTATCTTCATCTTGAATGTCCATGAGATGATGTGAAAGATTTTATGTTCATCTACCCATTCAGCAGGAATAAGTTCAATACTATGTTTGGAATCTTTGAATATAATTTGAATATAATCCGAATGGCAGATTCAAATTTGGCTGATTGTTGTGCAATTTCACAAGTTTTGCATGAATCACATAGCAGAATGGTATATTTTGAAGAGCAGTAGTATAATAAGGCCATGAACAGTGAAACTTGTGGCAGGTGAGatgaaaaaaagtaagaaattatcaAAGCTATAATTATTACCAGGGTTATCCTTGGGTTTAGGCTGAACACCATACAACAAACAAGGTTAGCTCTTTGCTTATTTTGTCTGTCTGTGTAGATTGCAGACCTATTCATATAAGCTCACAGATGGTTACATAGGACCTAAACTATTCTGACCAACTAACTGTAAGGTAAGGGGTATAACTTGTAAGTGggataacttttcatttcttcttctttgttttgtatgATTGTTATTAACTTTATATAGTTCAGCAATGACTTGTTATAGTGCCTTAATCCTAGCAAGAATATGGAAACTTACTCAAGAAATAATGCCAGAGCAGCCTATAACCTAATGTACTATGCAAGACACTTTATGCTTTAACAGAACTATGTAAAAACTGTATAACTAACAGCTGAGCTCATGGCcaccttaactttttttttattatttataatttttttcagtgtgcAGTGGTCCCTTGTAAGCAAATCACTTTTTATAGTTAATGGGAAGCTACCATCTTGATCAGTTTATTCCTTATCAGACAGaataatacttttaataaaaacCTGGAAAAGATGTAAGCCAAGAAAGCTTCTTTGTATCTTGAATGAATAGGGGGAAATTTTAACAGTCATATGTGACTCCTTTGTGTAGTGTACTAAAGCTGCAACTTTCtctgcattttaaagaaaaatgaataaaactagaaaaacatgGCAATAAGGCAAATAAAGTTAGGAGCAGGAGTCGTGTTCATACACAATAGAATACCAAAACTAGTTATCCATggaataattttttgaaaataaagtactGATAGAATAGAGGGGGGGGGGACAGAATATGAGATACAGGGAGTTGatgatacatttaaaatgtatccTTGAAGTATAGgagaaaaatagtttcaaaaattACCAAATTTTTATTAACTAAGTGCTTATAAACTAATATTATAAATCGATATTACAGAATACACAACACTTTCATCATAATTAGCTAACCAATCTATGATAAAATGATGGCTAGTTGGCAAATGTTAAGTATACAGTGATACACAGGCAGATTACATTAGAGCCTCCTGATCTCTTTTCTGACTTCTAGCATTCATGACTGGGCACATCATTTCTTAAAAGCTgattattgtatatatatatatgtatgttagatttttttcatatgtattattttttactttagaagAAAGTATAGTATAGGATAATTCAGggtttgtgtgtttatttgtgtgtttattcATGAAACGTCATGAAAGTTTCATGACTGCAGTTGTGAAACGCTGCTATAGAGATCCCTTTACCTTTACCCTGTTAAAATGTAGTaagattcttattttctttttaactctgaatttttttatgtgtatAGAAGTGATTTAATATGTTTCTACTGTCTATTGAAGTAGTAtgtgaataattataaaatataaagtcttTGCTTACTTCTAAAATGAGCCACAGCGAGCTGCAGACAGCAAGattatgaaaagtaaaaatgacttAGGCTGTGTCTAAATGACAAACCTAAAATGTTTTGTAACTAACTGATTTAGATTGGTAGGACCAAATTTTTCTGGCTTAAATGCCTCTGTTTACTTCTTAATTGACTATTAGCTTTGACATAAGTTAACAACTTAGTTGATCTTCTAAGAATTAAATAAGCATGTAAATATAGCATTTAACCTTCCCAGGCTTCCTAGAATAAAGGTACATTGCTTGATCTTTTACAGATATAAACTACTCCAATCAGAGACAGTTTCTAGCCTGTGCCATATAATGGAGATGAATACCAGTGTTCTTTCAACAAAATCTTTGTTAGGGTTCTTTACATGTACAGTTGAAAAATCTATGATCGGTGTGCTACTGTCTTTGGTAACTTTTAAGTAAATGTACATTTTAGCATtagttttccttttgttgtttttttttttctcccaaatctTTGACCTCAGCCTTTATAAGAGCTGCTGATAGtttctaagattttcttctttttcacaatttttcctttcctttttaaataactgGTGATTATAGAAATTAACCAGAAAATGAGATACAGGGAGTTGATCATCTAAAACAATATAAACAGCTCCCAAGTCATGTAGCAGACTTTGTATTTAAAATGGTAGTCTTACTTGTTAGTTGCTAAGTTCCATGTTTCTGTTTAACTACTGTTAatgaatttgagaatttttttaaatgatgtgaaAAAACAACAAAGTAGTTTTCATAATCAAATTAGGTTTAGATATTGCTCCACTTGGATGATTTTAGTGAACAAAACTACTTAAGCAGAACATTAATATATGTTGAGTGGAATTCTTCAGTGCTAATATTCAAAATTGGAATTGGGTACATTATACATTCTCATCTTATTCCTAGAATCCAGTGTATCAGCCTCACCAAACTGAGGCAGAATAGGACTTTAGGAAATAGGAAGATTCACTAATATGATATTGATTCCATGTTGCCAGGGATTGACTGACATAAGGACCTGTGGTCAGAATTCTCAATATTCCCTGTGTTTGAGTAGTAGAGATAGATCTAGAGGTGactgttcatattttatttctaaatgtgtGCCGAAGGAATCTCTTGTTCTAAAATTCTTGATactaaaattttaagttaaaaaaattctaaagatttGCATTGTAAATTGTATCTCAAATGTGAGAAAGTTTTGTGTTTATGTCAATAAGAGTAAAAGGCAGTTCATAATGGTGCAGCATAATACAGCAGACCAATTTTACCAGACGTTGTAAATATCAAGTTTATTGCTGGAGTggtaaagaaatctttaaaagcaACAAAGTATAGGGACAGAGAAGTCACCAGACACCCAGGAATATCTCTGAGCCAAGAAAGCTCTTTAGAGTAATagtgaattgtttttaaattaagtcaCTAAGTAACTTATTGACTACCATCTAAAAGCCTTTAttactaaatttatttaatgtcttCGACTTGGGAGATTGTTCACATCCTGCCATAACTGAGGGCCTGCAAGTAATAGGATTTTCTTCCAGCCAACCTTGCTCTTCACAAAGAGAAGGTAGTACCTCATTAGCCTGAAATTTGTGGTACGGCAAGTAGCCCTGgttgatatttactttttcactatgtgtttaaaaaaaaaaacactaagtaAATAGTGCAAATAAAGTTTGAtcttctaaagatttttttaaagcagcagctatttatgtatttaaacaATGGTTATTATTTCTAAACCTCATATAACCCCTGTAGACAAAACTATATTAGAGTATGTGTATAGAATTAGTTTAGCAGCATTTAGTTAGAAATACCTAATTTTAACCTAAATGAGCTCTTTCTCATCTAAAAGTAGATATGATTATGTCATGAATACCATTCCCCATGCAAGGCCATGAGTTCAGTCTTTagccctgaaaaaaaataaaataaaaatatacatatacatgtatatctgTATATCACTCTCCATTTAGTCCAAAATAGTGATTTTAAGTTGTATGGAATGTTTAACCTTGTGGTAAAGGCTGCTGTATAGGTTTTTAGGCAACATGCCCTGTAATGCATAATTCTGATTCCTCATTATATCTCTGTACTAAGCACtaaacacaatataataataatgaatttagtagcatgctgttttgtattttcattataaacatCATAATTTTATAGGTAGCAGTGTCTTGATTTATGGTCAGAAAGCATGTGCCTTAAATCCTCCACTCTAGACCCAAAGTTTGGGAAACTAATCATTTAATAAGTTATGATAGCTTCATGATTATTTGTATTTCACTTGAGAGATATGGACTGATCCTGAGAGATTTCTTCACCTAAAATAATGCCCAGGTATGAGTTCTAGGGCTTCTGGGGAGGGAACTGAAATCATGTATACTGTTATAGAGGTCAAAGCCATAAGCATCAGGGTTGTCTGAAATAAAATCAGTGAAAAAGTGTATTTTCTTacgtattattttaatttaaaaatatatctggtACCACCAAAGGGTAACAGTGGTTTCTAACCAACTTCATATTtatagcaatatataaaaatattgttattgtGAGGCCTAGCATATTTTGccactgttttgttgttgttgttgttgttatatagGTTTAAAGGGGGTATGTTTTAATATTATGCATGTAAATACCTCCAttcgctttttatttttttattttttggttcataTTTACTAagaattaatgtaaaaaataacaattcattAACAACCATTACACATCATTGAACACTCACAGGGTAATACTGATTTGGGTGCTACTAGACTTTTAGCTAGCATTTGTCAATCTCAAGAATTCATGTAAAGGACAGTATTCAATCTAGTATATATTAAAATCCATTAGTTTAATGAAGGTTATTTATATACTGTCATACAGAAAGCCATGGCAGAAAGACCATCTGCATTTACCAGAACTTCTTTCTTTAGCTGTGAATAAATTGGTTACCATTTTTTTATTCAGAATTCCATCTAGGGGAAGAAACTGGGATATTGCTGATATTGCAAACTGCTATTGCTGGTATTGCAAAAACATTACTAAATTGGTTGATTCTGTTTACTATTTATATTAAGAGAGTTCTTTCACTAATTGAAATGGTTAACATTGAGGTGGTGTTGAGGAAGAATATTAACCTTCAAAGTCACTTTACAACAATCGTGCAGACTTGTGTTGAGGTTTGTTGCATTCTGAGCCCTCTTCATAATTtatgagaaacaaaaacataatgggacaaaattatagaataatcagtatttttaactttttataaataaaaagtttggtCCTTCAAGTATCAATGGAGGATACTAAAATGTATTGACTTTTACTTTGGTCAAATTACTATTTTtgatctgatttttaaattttctgtaattGAAATCTTGTGATTTAAGAATATCTTTATAGATATATGGATAATGAAAGCTTAATGGTAAAGTAAGTGTAATTCAGCAATATGATAAGTTTTTTTCTCAGTGTAAGCTATAGTTTACTTTATCAGATTTATATGTAACCTTATAATGGTAAATGCTCTAAAAAGAATATCTAATCTACTTCAACTCTATTACCTTCTACCCCTTCCCCCcaggacatataaaaaaaatgtatgtattcgATCTTCTGTATGAATTTTGCCTTACTAAACATTGTGccttattttattaaattgttttgttGAAATCcagttctgtattttaaaaatgtaacaattaACAAACATTtacctgtttaaaaaaatctaaaatcctaataatgtttatatttgcCTGTTGTTATATCATTGCTTATCTGTTTTTTGAATTTATTCAATACATGAATTCATAAATTAAACATCTGTTAGCACTTATTCTTTATTCTACATGCAAGGGATAAAAGATGAATTAGACCAGATCCTGTCTACTAGAGTTCTGTTTGCCTTCACAATCTTAGTAGATAGGAATATATGCTTGAATAAGAAATTGGCAAGATCATCTTGCTTACTAGGGTCAGTTACATCTTTCATTGGTCCGGAATCACACAATCTGCACACAAAGTAATACAGTAGTAACAATGATATTATAACAATTCATATTGGTGGTTCTTTAGTACCATTATTATGGTGACCTTAgaatatttgacatttttctagAATATGGGAAAATATTGTGGTTGATTATGAGTTGGGGTAAACAGTGGATAGGAAGTACACATTCTTTaccaaatatatttcaaatttgatGAGATGAAGAAAGCTCAGCCCGTCCCTGGTTAGGGTATAGGAAGGCTTCTTGGCAAAAAATGATCCAGAAATTGGAGAGATGAGAATAAACAGAATGAACTCTGATCTCTTAGCTTTCCTGAGCATAAAGCTATTATCTAACCCACCCAGTTCTTAGAACTAATAttagaaggaaattttattttttaatgacttaATATAACTTTCTAGATACCAAATAGAAATCAACACTTTTCAGGAAGTGTGTTTGACTTGGACGTATCCATCCATCCTACTACTTGCTTCTAGTTTCATGAGCAGTACATCAGTATTTCCCGGATCAGAGCTAGAAGAAGACTTAGAAGTCTGAAATTAGTTGAGAGATGTGGCCAAGTCTCAATCCAAGCTTCTGGACTTCTACTTCAATACTTTGCACTATAGAATGctgcttcttttatttaatatgccCTGACTGGAAATCAGAAACAGTATTAGTATTGCACTATAACTGGTCTGCCAGCATTGAAATGATGTTGTCAGCAGTGTATCTCCTCAGTGTAATCAGTTTTAGATCTGATGGGGGGCTTCAGATAAGAGTAAACATCTGGGTAGTTATCTACATTTATGAagcatatttaataattttcattgtttaatcCTGTGACACTGAGGTAGGAACAAA
This window of the Ictidomys tridecemlineatus isolate mIctTri1 chromosome 3, mIctTri1.hap1, whole genome shotgun sequence genome carries:
- the Lrrc58 gene encoding leucine-rich repeat-containing protein 58, whose product is MEEAGAVVATAGEAELNWSRLSVSAETLESELEARGEERRGSREALLRLLLPHNRLVSLPRALGSGFQHLQLLDVSGNALTALGSELLALTGLRTLLARNNRLGGSGALPKGLAESPLRHSLQVLNLSGNCFQEVPASLLELRALQTLSLGGNQLQSIPAEIENLQSLECLYLGGNFIKEIPPELANLPSLTYLVLCDNKIQSVPPQLSQLHSLRSLSLHNNLLTYLPREILNLIHLEELSLRGNPLVVRFVRDLTYDPPTLLELAARTIKIRNISYTPYDLPGNLLRYLSLASNCPNPKCGGVYFDCCVRQIKFVDFCGKYRLPLMHYLCSPECSSPCSSASHSSTSQSESDSEDEASVAAHRMQKVLLG